The Halichondria panicea chromosome 14, odHalPani1.1, whole genome shotgun sequence genome contains a region encoding:
- the LOC135347645 gene encoding uncharacterized protein LOC135347645, whose protein sequence is MGTTNLRCVNYTTQADSTLTAEVMTMGACEGATFKNMYTLGMCANLSSALSVNTAITDTSGLPTLNLTAQAEFGRCPNVCPFNNVTNDYDTMNNPCQYTIELIEIFKPINATFNNPLMVNGPDVLTTCGNSNRRLTIGETYLVGVGGACNPISAWSTLDTYSESELDLLRDLSADMGLVCAGALGTVPSIVTLVLSLLLIFIVVVAV, encoded by the exons ATGGGGACCACTAACCTGAGATGTGTCAACTACACCACCCAAGCTGACTCCACGCTGACCGCCGAGGTGATGACCATGGGGGCGTGTGAGGGTGCCACATTCAAGAACATGTACACACTCGGCATGTGCGCCAATCTCAGCAGTGCACTGTCTGTGAACACAG CTATAACGGACACGTCTGGTCTTCCCACTTTGAACTTGACAGCACAGGCAGAGTTTGGCAGGTGTCCAAACGTGTGCCCATTCAATAACGTTACCAATGACTACGACACTATGAACAACCCGTGCCAGTATACTATAGAGCTAATAGAAATATTCAAGCCTATAAATGCTACATTT AACAACCCATTGATGGTGAATGGACCTGATGTTCTCACAACATGTGGTAACTCCAATAGACGTCTGACCATTGGTGAGACGTATCTGGtcggagtgggtggggcttgcAACCCAATCTCTGCGTGGTCGACTCTGGATACCTACTCTGAGAGTGAGTTAGATCTCCTCCGAGACCTGAGTGCTGACATGGGGCTGGTGTGTGCTGGGGCTCTGGGTACAGTGCCCTCCATCGTGACTCTAGTGCTCTCTCTACTCCTCATCTTCATCGTGGTAGTGGCCGTCTGA